In Halorhabdus rudnickae, the following proteins share a genomic window:
- a CDS encoding Kiwa anti-phage protein KwaB-like domain-containing protein, with protein MTIDQFREAVNLLESNQELDRDYILGVEVPTTDSILAERNLTALEYHEISLDPEVRQKIQSIASSRAQSYLTDVDDGSRDYREYDITNTEQDTVPLQYADPNSIEHFERYEPLLNETNFNTESYDTFSDISFQCLRISNESDEQVLIFQKFSNRQISGNTEDLRISERDDQYQEFEDTVITIPKRVDCILYEGTIYVFASKKFEDIFDYLSQYERHANDVLRGIDSSELRIHNMDEFVDSILGDRRALRKMKSIEERGLYDSLDQSQVESIVSDYDLGIEIQADESGEWGIHIPDMRKKWDVIRLLDDDHLESSLTSTQYQVYGKDQRD; from the coding sequence ATGACAATTGATCAATTCCGGGAAGCAGTGAATCTATTGGAATCAAATCAGGAATTAGATCGGGACTATATATTGGGTGTAGAAGTCCCTACGACCGACTCTATTTTAGCAGAGCGCAATCTTACAGCATTGGAATACCACGAAATTTCTCTTGATCCCGAGGTTCGCCAGAAGATACAATCAATCGCATCTTCTAGGGCTCAAAGTTACCTCACCGATGTTGATGATGGGAGTCGAGATTATAGGGAATATGATATAACTAATACAGAACAAGACACTGTTCCGCTCCAATATGCTGACCCAAACAGTATCGAACACTTTGAGCGATACGAACCTCTGTTGAACGAGACAAATTTCAATACAGAGTCTTATGACACTTTCTCAGACATAAGCTTCCAGTGTCTCCGAATCAGTAATGAATCGGACGAACAAGTACTTATTTTTCAAAAGTTCTCAAATCGTCAGATTTCAGGTAACACAGAAGACCTTCGTATTAGTGAGAGAGATGACCAGTATCAAGAGTTCGAAGATACCGTAATTACAATCCCAAAGAGGGTCGACTGTATACTCTATGAAGGCACGATATATGTTTTTGCTTCAAAGAAGTTTGAAGATATATTTGATTATTTGAGCCAGTATGAGCGTCATGCAAATGATGTCCTCAGGGGAATAGACAGTTCCGAATTACGTATACATAATATGGACGAATTTGTTGATTCAATTCTTGGCGACCGGAGAGCACTACGTAAGATGAAATCAATCGAAGAGCGGGGACTCTATGATTCTCTGGACCAATCACAGGTTGAAAGTATTGTGAGTGACTACGACCTCGGGATAGAAATACAAGCAGATGAGAGTGGAGAGTGGGGTATACATATACCAGATATGAGAAAGAAATGGGACGTAATACGACTGCTTGACGACGATCACTTAGAATCTTCACTTACAAGTACTCAATATCAGGTATACGGCAAAGATCAGCGAGACTAA
- a CDS encoding helix-turn-helix domain-containing protein, whose protein sequence is MADTGLADSRLNGTQRDGREPLCLPCGATSVELRPLRLFETEADRDDDGQTTPQHEALRVVYRMGYFDMPRESNLSELADELNTITSALSERLGRGQRQLLERTIAGST, encoded by the coding sequence GTGGCAGACACCGGTCTAGCAGACAGCCGATTGAATGGAACACAGAGGGACGGCCGAGAGCCGCTCTGCCTGCCCTGTGGCGCGACGAGCGTCGAGTTACGGCCACTCCGACTCTTCGAAACAGAGGCCGATAGGGACGACGACGGTCAGACCACGCCCCAGCACGAGGCGCTGCGTGTGGTCTACCGGATGGGGTACTTCGACATGCCGCGCGAGTCGAACCTCTCGGAACTCGCTGACGAGCTGAACACGATAACTTCGGCCCTGTCAGAACGATTGGGACGTGGACAGCGTCAGTTGCTCGAACGAACGATCGCTGGCTCGACTTGA
- the hcp gene encoding hydroxylamine reductase, translating to MMDCLQCEQTLDGGCTVQGVCGKDPDLDSVQETMILGAKGVSAYAHHAREMGYVDEGVDATVHETLFHTLTNVNFDMDETIDQALDLGSAAIDAMELLDQAHIDTLGRPEPTEVPENQVEGKSIVVTGHDLYALKELLEQTKGEGINVYTHSEMLPAHGYPELAKYDHLKGNVGEAWFDQRDLFREFPGAIVGTSNCLMPPVDDYVDRFYTTTVAGLEGATHIEDGDFAPVIEQAKELPEPAAEEWNSDETLSTGFYHETVLDLAPEIVEAVEAGKLRHFFVIAGCDGPTDGRSYYRELAKSVPDDCVVLTTGCGKFRFNDLEYGTVPGTDIPRFIDLGQCNNSISTVKIAQALAEAFDCGVNDLPVSIVLSWFEQKAVAVLLGLFDLGIQNVRIGPTIPEWLTDDVVELLNDEFGLQAIGDPEEDLAEMLGEPV from the coding sequence ATGATGGACTGCCTGCAATGCGAGCAAACGCTCGACGGTGGCTGTACCGTCCAGGGCGTCTGTGGCAAGGACCCGGACTTGGACAGTGTTCAGGAGACGATGATCCTCGGTGCGAAGGGCGTCTCGGCGTACGCCCACCACGCCCGCGAGATGGGGTACGTCGACGAGGGCGTCGACGCGACCGTCCACGAGACGCTGTTCCACACGCTGACGAACGTCAACTTCGACATGGACGAGACGATCGACCAGGCTCTGGACCTGGGGTCGGCTGCGATCGACGCCATGGAACTGCTCGATCAGGCCCACATCGATACGCTCGGTCGACCCGAACCAACGGAGGTCCCCGAAAATCAGGTTGAGGGCAAGTCGATTGTCGTTACTGGTCACGATCTGTACGCCCTAAAGGAACTGCTCGAACAGACCAAAGGCGAAGGGATCAACGTCTACACGCACTCGGAGATGTTGCCCGCCCACGGCTACCCCGAACTCGCCAAATACGACCACCTCAAGGGCAACGTCGGCGAGGCGTGGTTCGATCAGCGTGACCTCTTCCGTGAGTTCCCCGGTGCCATCGTCGGGACCTCCAATTGCTTGATGCCGCCGGTCGACGACTACGTCGATCGGTTCTACACGACGACCGTCGCCGGTCTGGAGGGGGCCACCCATATCGAGGACGGCGACTTTGCGCCGGTCATCGAACAGGCCAAGGAGCTACCTGAGCCGGCCGCCGAGGAGTGGAACAGCGATGAAACGCTCTCGACGGGCTTCTACCACGAGACCGTCCTCGACCTGGCCCCGGAGATCGTCGAGGCCGTCGAAGCGGGCAAACTCCGGCACTTCTTCGTCATCGCGGGCTGTGACGGACCCACGGACGGCCGGTCGTACTACCGCGAACTCGCAAAGTCGGTTCCCGACGATTGCGTGGTCCTGACGACCGGCTGCGGCAAGTTCCGCTTCAACGATCTCGAGTACGGTACCGTCCCCGGCACGGACATCCCCCGCTTTATCGACCTGGGGCAGTGTAACAACTCCATTTCGACGGTCAAGATCGCCCAGGCGCTTGCGGAGGCCTTCGACTGCGGCGTCAACGACCTGCCCGTGAGCATCGTCCTCTCGTGGTTCGAGCAGAAGGCCGTCGCCGTCCTGCTCGGGCTGTTCGATCTGGGCATCCAGAACGTCCGTATCGGCCCGACGATTCCCGAGTGGCTCACCGATGACGTTGTCGAGCTCCTCAACGACGAGTTCGGTCTCCAGGCGATCGGTGACCCCGAAGAGGACCTCGCCGAGATGCTCGGCGAGCCGGTCTGA
- a CDS encoding 50S ribosomal protein L16 has protein sequence MSEKPASMYRDIDKPSYTRREYITGIPGSKIAQHKMGDADADPEDYPVQISLVVEESVQLRHGSMEASRLSANRHLIKEFGEGNYKMVLRKFPHQVIRENKQATGAGADRVSDGMRQSFGKIVGTAARVQSGERLFTAYCEVDQAAAVKEAFRRAYNKITPPCRIKVERGEELLVA, from the coding sequence ATGTCCGAAAAACCAGCCTCGATGTACCGGGACATCGACAAGCCGTCGTATACCCGGCGTGAGTACATCACGGGCATTCCCGGTTCGAAGATCGCACAGCACAAGATGGGCGACGCCGACGCCGATCCCGAGGATTACCCCGTCCAGATCTCGCTGGTGGTCGAAGAGTCCGTCCAGCTACGTCACGGCTCGATGGAGGCCTCGCGCCTCTCGGCGAACCGCCACCTCATCAAGGAATTCGGCGAGGGCAACTACAAGATGGTCCTCCGGAAGTTCCCCCACCAGGTCATCCGGGAGAACAAACAGGCAACCGGGGCCGGGGCAGACCGCGTCTCGGACGGCATGCGCCAGTCCTTCGGCAAGATCGTCGGTACGGCTGCCCGCGTCCAATCCGGCGAACGCCTGTTCACAGCATACTGTGAGGTCGATCAGGCCGCTGCCGTAAAGGAAGCTTTCCGACGCGCCTACAACAAGATCACACCACCCTGCCGGATCAAAGTCGAGCGCGGCGAAGAACTGCTGGTCGCGTAG
- the serA gene encoding phosphoglycerate dehydrogenase, giving the protein MKVLVTDPIDDAGLARLRSAGLDVVEDVDIDTEGVLEIVEDIDAMLIRGTEITREVFENAPNLKVVSRAGIGVDNIDIPAATDHDVIVANAPRGNVYAAAEHTIGLAFNAAKRIPQAHMQVEDGDWNGESFEGLELGGMTAGIVGLGRLGQEVAWRLDNLGMDLLAYDPYLGEARARQMGIELVELDELLERVDMLSVQARLTDETRGLIGPEEIDRFAGDLVVLSSRGGIIDEQALADAVESGDIEAAGIDVFSTEPPAEDNPLLGVDDVVVTPHLGAKTYNAQVNVAVTAANSIIDGLEGEQVQNALNIPSTDASSDARTRGFVDVAETASKLALRLFDGRIQSIEIEYAGDLADEEVDLITAAVFNPFGWQDVVVDAPTRIAEQRGIQVVESRRRETEDYQNLVSITVGDGEDELTVSGTLFGDNQPRIVEIDDFRVDAIPHGTMLVSYNNDEPGVIGSLSSVLGEHDINIAGMANARQAIDGEAMSVYNLDDPVDEEIVAAMEGDDRVTHVEVVELN; this is encoded by the coding sequence ATGAAGGTACTGGTCACGGACCCGATCGACGACGCGGGCCTGGCGCGCCTGCGCAGCGCTGGCCTGGACGTCGTCGAAGATGTCGACATCGACACGGAGGGTGTCCTCGAGATCGTCGAGGATATCGACGCGATGCTCATTCGCGGGACGGAAATCACCCGCGAGGTGTTCGAGAACGCACCGAACCTCAAGGTCGTTTCGCGGGCGGGGATCGGGGTGGACAACATCGACATCCCGGCGGCGACCGACCACGATGTCATCGTCGCCAACGCGCCGCGGGGCAACGTCTATGCGGCCGCCGAGCACACGATCGGCCTGGCGTTCAACGCCGCCAAGCGAATCCCGCAGGCCCACATGCAGGTCGAAGACGGGGACTGGAACGGCGAATCCTTCGAGGGGCTGGAACTGGGCGGGATGACCGCCGGGATCGTCGGACTGGGTCGCCTGGGCCAGGAGGTCGCCTGGCGGCTGGACAACCTCGGGATGGATCTGCTCGCCTACGATCCCTACCTCGGGGAGGCCCGCGCCCGCCAGATGGGAATCGAGCTGGTCGAACTCGACGAGCTACTCGAACGTGTCGACATGCTCTCGGTCCAGGCTCGCCTCACCGACGAGACCCGCGGGCTGATCGGTCCCGAAGAGATCGACCGCTTCGCGGGTGACCTAGTCGTGTTGAGTTCCCGTGGCGGTATCATCGACGAGCAAGCGCTGGCCGACGCCGTCGAGAGTGGAGACATCGAAGCTGCCGGCATTGACGTCTTCTCGACGGAACCACCGGCCGAAGACAACCCGCTTCTCGGCGTCGACGATGTCGTCGTCACACCACACCTGGGGGCAAAAACCTACAACGCACAGGTCAACGTCGCTGTCACCGCCGCCAACAGTATCATCGACGGGCTCGAAGGTGAACAGGTCCAGAACGCGCTGAACATCCCCTCGACGGACGCGAGTTCGGATGCGCGAACCCGTGGGTTCGTCGACGTCGCCGAGACGGCCAGTAAACTCGCTCTTCGGCTGTTCGACGGCCGCATCCAGTCGATCGAGATCGAGTACGCCGGCGACCTGGCCGACGAGGAGGTCGACCTGATCACGGCGGCCGTGTTCAACCCCTTCGGCTGGCAGGACGTCGTCGTCGACGCGCCGACGCGGATCGCCGAGCAGCGCGGTATTCAGGTCGTCGAGAGTCGTCGCCGGGAGACCGAGGACTACCAGAATCTCGTCTCGATCACCGTCGGCGACGGCGAGGACGAACTGACCGTCAGCGGGACACTCTTTGGCGACAACCAGCCACGGATCGTCGAGATCGACGACTTCCGTGTCGATGCGATCCCCCACGGGACGATGCTCGTCTCCTACAACAACGACGAGCCGGGCGTGATCGGCTCGCTCAGCTCGGTCCTCGGCGAGCACGATATCAATATCGCCGGGATGGCTAACGCCCGGCAGGCCATCGACGGCGAGGCCATGTCTGTCTACAACCTCGACGACCCCGTCGACGAGGAGATCGTCGCGGCCATGGAGGGTGACGACCGCGTCACCCACGTCGAAGTCGTCGAGCTGAACTGA
- a CDS encoding glutathione S-transferase family protein, with protein MNMLVDGEWRTDAYETTNEDGTFERQTTAFRDRIEDEPDAHFQPESGRYHLYVCRACPWAHRTLITRKLKGLDDAITVDYVDPYRGDDGWQFTPEKDGCTPDRVNGADYLREVYVKADPNMTGRVTVPVLWDKQEGTIVNNESAEIMRMLDTEFDGVADNDVDLYPEGYREEVDRLIEEIYEPINNGVYRTGFADSQAAYDEAVAELFDALDHWDSVLADQRYLAGDRLTEADIAMFTTLVRFDEVYHTHFMCNHRLIREYDNLWPYLRDVYQTGDIAETVDMDHIKEHYYTTHPDVSPKRIVPKGPDPDFEAPHDRNDLSGTPPADLV; from the coding sequence ATGAATATGCTCGTTGACGGCGAGTGGCGAACCGACGCCTACGAGACAACCAACGAAGACGGCACCTTCGAGCGCCAGACGACTGCCTTCCGTGATCGCATCGAGGACGAGCCCGATGCCCACTTCCAGCCCGAATCCGGGCGGTATCATCTCTACGTCTGTCGGGCCTGTCCCTGGGCTCACCGGACACTGATCACGCGGAAATTGAAGGGATTGGACGACGCAATCACCGTCGACTACGTCGACCCCTACCGCGGCGACGACGGCTGGCAGTTCACCCCCGAGAAGGACGGCTGTACGCCCGATAGGGTCAACGGCGCGGACTATCTCCGTGAGGTCTACGTCAAAGCCGATCCCAACATGACCGGTCGTGTGACTGTCCCTGTCCTCTGGGACAAACAGGAAGGCACCATCGTCAACAACGAGTCCGCCGAGATCATGCGGATGCTCGACACCGAATTCGACGGTGTCGCCGACAACGACGTGGACCTCTACCCGGAGGGTTACCGCGAGGAAGTCGACCGGCTCATCGAGGAGATCTACGAGCCCATCAACAACGGCGTCTACCGGACCGGATTCGCCGACTCCCAGGCGGCCTACGACGAGGCGGTCGCGGAGTTGTTCGACGCCCTGGATCACTGGGACTCGGTACTAGCCGACCAGCGCTACCTCGCGGGCGACCGCCTGACGGAGGCCGACATCGCGATGTTCACCACGCTCGTGCGTTTCGACGAGGTCTACCACACTCACTTCATGTGCAATCATCGGCTGATCCGGGAGTACGACAACCTCTGGCCGTATCTGCGGGACGTCTATCAGACAGGAGACATCGCCGAGACGGTGGACATGGACCACATCAAAGAGCACTACTACACGACTCATCCCGACGTGAGTCCCAAGCGGATCGTCCCGAAGGGACCGGACCCGGACTTCGAGGCCCCACACGACAGGAACGACCTGTCCGGCACTCCGCCGGCCGATCTAGTGTAG